The Arabidopsis thaliana chromosome 5, partial sequence genomic interval GTCCGGTCAATTTAGAAGTGATTTGCGTTTCTATGAAGTTTGGGATGTTATAACAAGTTGCTTCATGGTTCatgcaatttgtttttgtttttcatgcaatttgttagttttatcttagtttactttgttttgtatcTTTGGTGTGTAACAAGTTACTCCTCGTAGATTCGATTACAATCGTGCTACAAAGGCATTTCATCATGCATATGCGATATAACGTAGCTGATTGGCTTTGCGAATTTGAGAAACTTAAGGCCCAGCTCAGTTTAAACCTgttgtaagaaacaaaattgttgtGTTTGAGATTTATTATCTAGTCTTGTCATTTGGATCGACAAACGCAGACCCATATCCaaattctattatatataataacacaACTTGTTGAAGTCAAACTTAGGAtagaaagaaatcaagatttttttatcttccttTGAAATGTGGGCAGGTTACTACATTGCCAAAGACTACACAATAATGGTCAATTGGCTTgtatagttaaaaaaaaaacgaaaataatgGAAATAACTATGAGTTAATAGTTAATTAGTTATGACTCGTATGGCCAAACGACCATGTCATGTAACTACAAATAGACTTAATAGCGTGCAGAGAGATTTGTGTGATGAAGAAATACAAAGGAGGTTCTTGTGTTCCCTATGgaattctctttgttttccaaaattgTTGTTGTAAAAACTAACTAATTATTACTTATAAATTCTCTCCCCAGTAATATACACATTTTTTCTCATACAATATCTATAAGTACaagtatataatttatttatttcatatcaTTGCAtgattttattgtatttttatggCCGCAAGGTTCAATGAATGGTTAGGcgtatgtatttttttttccaataatcCAAGAGACTAGAATGGACcacatatttataaaatactatGATGTGTATGTCTCTATACACATACATAAGTGTCATTCAGTCAATTACAGAATTTCAAAGTAGCATCTAGCTACTACTTAATTTATGTTATAGTTGATAGTAGctatttttgatatatctCATCTCACTGTATGAACAGTTTTATAACTTGGGTTTGGTGTTTCGAACAACGTTgactatatattttctattttaatctTTCATACACATTTTCTCATAGTGGATAACTATTTAAATCTTCCTTTTAGGTGTATTACTATTTATTTGTGCTGATTTCAAACCAATCATAAGGGAAAACAAGtcgattatttcttttttcttgtattatgaaattgaaaactcCCCTTTATGAGTCTATGACCAATTAAATATAATCACTATTGTCTCCTGCTCCACCAAATGTGTTcttaatcatcaaaatcaagatgGTGCAAATAGaataataaaactataacACCAGAAAATTTTCGTACAAGTTGAAGACCTTTTAGGTATAACGAATGGAAAGTTCTTCGAATTGGAAAATAAGAACAATTAGTGGAAGAAAATGCACAAGAAATCCAAGATTAAGAATACACTTAACTCTTAAAATACTAAGTATGTACGTAACACACTTATCAACCATCTTATGACCTTTTGAGAGTCGACTAATGTAAAGTTCTTCGAAGcagaaaaaacaattagtagAAGAACAAAGTCAAGATAAAGGTACACTAGCTGTTATCCTCTTAggttttataacttttttaagTGTAAACAAATAGAAACCTTTTCGGATCAAAAAAagtagaacaaaaaaaaaaaaaagagtcaacaTAATAATAGACTAAGCTCTTATATTACAAAGTATGTAACACAATTACAAACccccattaaaaaaaagtaaaaataaaacaaataagatcaagaagcaaaataaataagacATTATGATAGATTCAAAgcattattattatgatcatgatgatgatgaaacatCAACATGTCGCTACCAAAACTCTCTCTATCATCTTCGCTTCCACCATTGACATAAAAAGTCGAAGACGAATTCAACGGTGTCGAGCTGCTCGATGAAGTTCCCGCTAGCATTGATGAACTGAAATTCCATCCGGCCTTAAAATTCTCACCATCATTAATGTGGTCGGATACAAATGCGGCTGATGAGTAGTTTCCGGCTTGAGGGACTTTGTTATTAGATGGATCACCTGTACCGGTATAACTGTGATAATCTCCCAAGTATTCTCCATTGTTTTGCCATTGAACGGGTGGTGTTGAGTTGAGCAAACCGGTGAAAGTGGTTTGGTCAGTGTTTAGGTCGTTTTGAAGCTGTTGGTTTGGTTGGTATGATTCGGTCTGAACGTTGTTGAGAGAGGCAGTGAGATGATTCAAGATATCAGGATTAATATTTGAAGTAGTGAGATCAAATGGAGTATTCATCGGTTGTGACATAGATTTAAACAATGATGAGGTAAGAAACGAAGAGAGCTGGAGAAGATTAATGCGGGGACAATGAGTCACCGGATCAATCCCCATTCGTAAgagtttctttttaatatgtgtgttCCAATAGTTTTTGATTTCATTATCTGTTCTTCCTGGTAAGTGAATAGCAATTGCGGACCAtctatagaagaaaaaatatcgtGTTATAGATTTTAAgttaaaatcaaaaagagaagTATAAGTTTTAACTTGTTAAGATATTAGCTGCAGCGAGTTGAAGATTGCATGCTTAGCTTTAGACATTTGACCTTGGTATAGTGCTTAACTATGTTCTTGTCTTTTagttgaataaaataaaatatgcaagtaatattataacaaaaatgtaaagacATGGAAGTCCAATGAAGTAGGTGTAGTAGTGGAAAACTAGGTcattttttacttaatttaatCATACATGTAAACAATTATACACTAaatgaagaaatgaaaaattgcAGATAGACTAACTTGTTTCcaagaagacgatgaagttGAATGATGGTTTCTTCCTCTTGAAGAGAGAACTCTCCTCTCTTGATATCGGGTCTTAGATAATTCGTCCATCGCAATCTACAACTCTTCCCGCATCTTTTTAACCCTTTTAAGATTCACACCAAGAAAAACGAATAAGAACCAtgattgttttaattttaattctaaCGTTGACATGATCTAGCATGATAATCATTATtagtaaattttaaacataaacGTAAAACAAAACGCAGGAAAACATATTGTAGCTGATAGGATTTAGctatttgtatatatacatgcgTTAGGGTAGGAATTTACCGGCGTTCTTGGGAAGGGTACGCCATTTGCCGGGACCGTGCGTTTGAATATAGCCTACGAGCTTCTCGTCTTCCTCCGGAGTCCATGGCCCTTTCTTCACTTCACTTTCCTCCGAGCTTGAAGATTTTCCCATCTTTTTCAAATGTTATATGTGAGAGAACTAGAGAGAGAAGCTAATAAGCTTTGAGAACTTGATTACAGagaaaatttggtttcttcatgaattatgatttatgtatatacaaatatatatatggtacaTGCAAAGTCAAGTCAAGGAGATTTGGTACCGCCCTTCCATCATCTATCTAAATACGTGTCTTTTCTTGATGAAATACGGAGACAAAatgaagtagaaaaaaacTGCTTATTatgttgacaaaacaaaagagtaatTTTTACTCTCTATCTTTAAAGTCCTtactaacaaacaaaaagctctgaccaaagaaaaaaagtaataaacaaaaagcatGAGACTAAACCATCTCTATTAAccctaaaaataattaatattgatGGAGTGAGAACACATGGCAGAATATGGGTGGTGTATGAGGACGTGTGATAGATATGTGAAGAAGGTTCCATTTGTTTTGGTCTCTTTGTCTCAAATCATCAAACAGTTTTCAAGATAGCTATGTTGCGTGTATGTTTAATGTTTACTCATCTGTCATCACTATAGCAatatcatatacataaatagACAGATTCAAAATAAGAATTTTATTGAATAAGGTGTGGTTACAGTGATTATACTGAATAAATATGCTTATTTAGCCTTCTAAGTTTTGTATACAAATAATTTCTCTTCtaaggagaaaataaaaaggaaatatgTAAAGAATGATTACGATAgtgtaaaaaagtaaaaacaataaaaatccaaacGGATCTCCAGTGTGCTTCATCGGTTGGAAATAGATATATATCATCGTGTCATCAAATTTCAGTAGCAAAGCTAGATTGTCCTGCTTGAATTAAGACATCCGATCGAAGTGACTCAGTTTGAGTAACGTCCTGCATCGCACCAGAGTTTCTGTTTACTTCAATAACAATTACATAACGACAAGTTTGAATAACTGATAATCTAAGacatgta includes:
- the MYB49 gene encoding myb domain protein 49 (myb domain protein 49 (MYB49); CONTAINS InterPro DOMAIN/s: SANT, DNA-binding (InterPro:IPR001005), Homeodomain-like (InterPro:IPR009057), Myb, DNA-binding (InterPro:IPR014778), HTH transcriptional regulator, Myb-type, DNA-binding (InterPro:IPR017930), Homeodomain-related (InterPro:IPR012287), Myb transcription factor (InterPro:IPR015495); BEST Arabidopsis thaliana protein match is: MYB-like 102 (TAIR:AT4G21440.1); Has 1807 Blast hits to 1807 proteins in 277 species: Archae - 0; Bacteria - 0; Metazoa - 736; Fungi - 347; Plants - 385; Viruses - 0; Other Eukaryotes - 339 (source: NCBI BLink).) — encoded protein: MGKSSSSEESEVKKGPWTPEEDEKLVGYIQTHGPGKWRTLPKNAGLKRCGKSCRLRWTNYLRPDIKRGEFSLQEEETIIQLHRLLGNKWSAIAIHLPGRTDNEIKNYWNTHIKKKLLRMGIDPVTHCPRINLLQLSSFLTSSLFKSMSQPMNTPFDLTTSNINPDILNHLTASLNNVQTESYQPNQQLQNDLNTDQTTFTGLLNSTPPVQWQNNGEYLGDYHSYTGTGDPSNNKVPQAGNYSSAAFVSDHINDGENFKAGWNFSSSMLAGTSSSSSTPLNSSSTFYVNGGSEDDRESFGSDMLMFHHHHDHNNNALNLS